The following are encoded in a window of Cryptococcus neoformans var. neoformans B-3501A chromosome 13, whole genome shotgun sequence genomic DNA:
- a CDS encoding hypothetical protein (Similar to gi|46101491|gb|EAK86724.1| hypothetical protein UM05960.1 [Ustilago maydis 521], FASTA scores: opt: 1800, E(): 4.9e-112, (60.093% identity (84.455% similar) in 431 aa overlap (48-476:5-432)); HMMPfam hit to GFO_IDH_MocA, Oxidoreductase family, NAD-binding Rossmann fold, score: 59.5, E(): 9e-15) → MTAQVRTLPTESTSLFSPAAVLTEIDEPEFKRPKVSNSDSLQDLAESKTTKHVTVAVIGAGQRGLVYTSYALEHPELVKVVAVAEPRAHRRKVMSRLHSVPPENQYASWEPLLARGRIADALLITVLDDLHAELVSAFAPLGYHILCEKPMATSVQDCVKMVKEVELSGAGIFGIGHVLRYSPYNRAVKEVIDSGVLGEIVNIQHIEPVGNQHFAHSFVRGNWKKESESTFALMAKSCHDLDILSFYLSGLEPRKVHSFGSIHHFKNSKKPAEAGDAKRCLECAFEKDCVWSAKKIYIDGLKDEGHKDGKWAQHIVDADVLDIENVTDALKTGPFGVCVYEAGNDVVDHQVVNIEYEGGVTASMTMVAFTEAICDRGTRIQGTKGELIGNMASFTVFDFLTRTKTQHTPKSLPGNHGGGDAGLSETFFEAVSKSDQSVLGVTPEEVLNSHLLAFAAEQARKEGRVVDFAEFKDKAMAY, encoded by the exons ATGACGGCTCAAGTTCGGACACTCCCCACCGAATCcacatctctcttctctccagctGCTGTACTCACCGAAATAGATGAACCTGAGTTTAAGAGACCCAAAGTCAGCAACAGCGATTCTCTCCAGGATCTGGCGGAATCTAAGACTACAAAACATGTGACTGTAGCTGTCATTGGCGCTGGTCAACGAGGTCTG GTATACACTTCATACGCTCTTGAGCATCCTGAGCTGGTCAAGGTTGTTGCCGTAGCTGAACCCCGTGCACACAGGCGAAAGGTCATGTCCCGTCTTCATTC AGTACCTCCAGAGAACCAGTACGCCAGCTGGGAACCTCTCCTTGCCCGAGGCCGAATTGCCGACGCCCTACTCATTACTGTCCTTGACGATCTCCACGCTGAGCTGGTAAGCGCTTTCGCACCCCTAGGCTACCACATACTATGCGAAAAGCCTATGGCAACCTCGGTACAAGATTGtgtgaagatggtgaaggaggtggaacTGTCTGGAGCAGGAATTTTTGGGATTGGTCATGTTTTGAGGTATTCGCCGTATAATAGGGCTGTCAAGGAGGTTATTGATTCTGGAGTATTGGGGGAGATTGTGAACATCCAA CATATTGAGCCTGTAGGAAAC CAACACTTTGCTCATAGCTTTGTTCGAGGCaactggaagaaagagtctGAATCCACTTTTGCTCTTATGGCCAAAAGCTGCCA CGACCTTGATATCCTCTCATTCTATCTCTCCGGTCTTGAACCTCGGAAAGTTCATTCCTTCGGCTCTATACACCACTTCAAGAACTCGAAGAAACCAGCGGAAGCGGGGGATGCTAAAAGGTGTTTAGAATGCGCGTTCGAAAAGGACTGTGTGTGGAGCGCAAAGAAAATCTATATTGATGGTTTAAAGGATGAGGGACACAAG GACGGAAAGTGGGCTCAACACATTGTTGATGCGGATGTTCTCGATATCGAAAACGTGACTGATGCGTTGAAGACTGGTCCTTTTGGCGTTTGTGTCTACGAAGCAGGTAATGATGTGGTGGACCATCAGGTAGTGAATATCGAATACGAAGGAGGAGTCACCGCGAGTATGACTATGGTTGCTT TTACCGAGGCCATTTGTGATCGAGGTACTAGGATCCAGGGGACCAAAGGTGAACTGATCGGCAATATGGCTTCCTTT ACTGTCTTCGATTTCCTCACTCGTACCAAAACTCAGCACACTCCCAAGTCGCTCCCAGGTAACCATGGTGGAGGCGACGCAGGTCTTTCAGAGACATTTTTTGAAGCTGTTAGCAAGTCTGATCAGAGCGTACTGGGTGTAACACCGGAAGAAGTATTGAATTCGCATTTACTTGCGTTTGCTGCTGAGCAGGCCAGAAAAGAGGGGAGGGTGGTAGATTTCGCAGAGTTTAAAGATAAGGCTATGGCGTATTAA
- a CDS encoding hypothetical protein (Match to ESTs gb|CF188910.1|CF188910, gb|CF188909.1|CF188909), protein MSLPQRLPILTPPNHGPPPLSSHPASAPMHQSRGHHQQAMYFHYPQSAHPSQFHYVPPPLVAPVLETRPSNSHHTNGNNADGDTPWLTRDFPPNSHMHHAASQSQAGGPSHPHIPRRMTYQPSPSDPMVEYDQWKSSRRNSQISSVPPRYLEHEPHGCEKERGHKNEFSQPESSAAESQIKWQKKRPRTTSMSQHESIMNTTQQSKPPQQSEQGSSTAEKLVYPAVLTREKKQKACGNCRKAKLKCMLEPDGNVCVRCKARKEKCAFYPKGHDEDWQQTLQSDLYAATNHLSQLSAAVNHMLSHLVSQNIIPPFSPPLKHYEHPDRDAVLTYMENTKKNSMTEGGSTEEGTKKSKKRKGSKSEDSAEDGGSVPLANSPDGTDKPQNSSSSEITVPQPMQSHPEQSSHELPDTLFPSYSPSDIIPNQSLPSISSQMFSPTSSSARLGPTQQSFSLPPLHSDCMATAQDQRVTPTSLQNHSPTSGISSSPPQPTLPQSDDARQITSSVPPEYAGVTHAPTQEEYGPQSQGGGYAQSGTQRHLTSSLRDEPIKGQYEVEGEYEDENGMEIVLGSKDPRQDIIKKNIVKNKDALILVNYFHGHLSSFLYGYRLQFRKFPYLEGGPSTITPLILAVLCLISSERFAIHQHYRLPLIDEVQALLGTSPAESWQSFEGDQSKGFGDVEADDPLDAEFGLGPEEIVAACVLATYMMGKGLDQGEIVFLLLFGRDLMGRASVVVVDASKGDIVDSTERLQFTDIPAPLSRDALSYCNLLIPPSTSYQSPFFSPGSPPRPEDAPDPHDILLTSHARLMTILNEWRHRLEQIDVPGANRQVYVAQLKRLAGKVNGELEWWNAGYQATKPSYVNGNNGEEGIGEGKGLRWRYTEMTWLFVKMLVNSTVSKALSPSPAVAPHTRPLVPSVTSTSASNNSTTLSTSDSKLREASIALVVDCALEILEMCARWVPREEITNFGPTYLYFITLAGSELVSALGDGGGEGVVSIDELITLFRTVGEALFMGELHEQHVTRMTGKSLFYNCDQLGMMKSWRQ, encoded by the exons ATGTCTCTACCCCAACGTCTACCCATTCTTACTCCACCGAACCATGGTCCACCCCCTCTTTCATCACACCCCGCCTCTGCTCCAATGCACCAAAGCCGAGGACATCACCAGCAGGCAATGTACTTCCATTATCCCCAATCAGCGCATCCTTCCCAGTTTCATTATGTCCCTCCGCCACTTGTAGCTCCCGTACTAGAGACTCGCCCTTCCAATAGCCATCATACCAATGGTAATAACGCTGATGGTGATACTCCATGGCTTACCAGGGACTTTCCTCCGAACAGCCATATGCACCACGCGGCTAGCCAGTCCCAGGCCGGAGGACCTTCGCACCCGCATATCCCAAGACGCATGACGTATCAGCCATCGCCATCGGATCCAATGGTCGAGTATGATCAATGGAAATCAAGCAGACGAAATTCACAGATCTCATCTGTGCCACCACGCTATCTAGAGCATGAACCGCATGGATGCGAAAAGGAGCGGGGACATAAGAATGAATTCTCACAGCCAGAgtcttctgctgctgaatCACAAATCAAGTGGCAAAAGAAGCGTCCTCGTACTACATCGATGTCCCAACACGAATCGATAATGAACACGACACAGCAAAGCAAACCGCCTCAACAGAGTGAACAAGGTTCGAGTACGGCAGAGAAACTGGTCTATCCTGCTGTTCTGACtagagaaaagaagcaaaaAGCGTGTGGTAACTGTCGAAAGGCAAAGTTAAAGTGCATGTTGGAGCCCGATGGGAATGTTTGCGTGAGATGCAAGgcgagaaaagagaaatgCGCATTCTATCCGAAAGGCCAT GACGAGGATTGGCAGCAAACTCTTCAGTCCGATTTGTACGCCGCCACCAACCATTTATCCCAACTGTCAGCTGCTGTGAACCACATGCTCAGCCATCTCGTCTCTCAAAATATCATACCACCCTTTTCACCTCCTCTGAAACATTATGAACATCCAGACCGAGATGCTGTTCTTACCTATATGGAAAACACGAAAAAGAACTCAATGACGGAAGGGGGTTCTACGGAGGAagggacgaagaagagtaagaaaaggaaggggtCAAAATCAGAGGACTCAGCCGAGGACGGCGGGAGTGTACCCTTGGCCAACAGCCCAGATGGGACGGACAAGCCCCAAAAttcgtcttcatcagagATAACAGTTCCGCAACCTATGCAGTCCCACCCAGAGCAGTCTTCGCATGAGCTCCCAGAtaccctcttcccatcctaTTCCCCATCTGATATTATTCCAAAccaatctcttccctctaTCAGCAGTCAAATGTTCAgcccaacttcttcttccgccagACTCGGACCTACGCAACAGTCTTTCAGTTTGCCACCCCTCCATTCTGACTGTATGGCGACTGCTCAAGATCAAAGAGTCACGCCTACTTCCTTGCAGAACCATAGCCCCACTTCTGGCATCTCGTCCTCGCCACCTCAACCGACTCTACCTCAGTCAGACGATGCCCGTCAAATCACCTCGTCTGTCCCTCCTGAGTATGCAGGAGTAACACATGCACCTACTCAGGAAGAGTACGGACCACAATCCCAGGGTGGTGGTTATGCACAGTCGGGTACACAGAGACAtttgacttcttctttacGCGATGAGCCGATAAAAGGTCAATATGAAGTGGAGGGGGAgtatgaagatgagaatgggATGGAAATTGTTCTTGGATCGAAAGATCCTAGACAAGATATTATCAAAAAGAATATCGtgaagaacaaggatgCTTTGATACTCGTTAATTA TTTCCACGGCCATCTGAGCAGTTTCCTCTATGGCTACCGCCTCCAATTCCGTAAATTCCCATACCTCGAAGGCGGCCCATCAACTATCACCCCGCTCATCCTCGCTGTCCTTTGCCTCATCTCCTCTGAGCGATTCGCGATCCATCAACATTACCGTCTCCCTCTCATCGACGAAGTCCAAGCTCTACTAGGTACTTCACCCGCAGAGAGCTGGCAGAGTTTTGAAGGGGATCAGTCGAAAGGGTTTGGGGATGTGGAGGCAGATGATCCGTTAGATGCCGAATTTGGACTGGGACCAGAGGAGATTGTGGCGGCGTGTGTGTTGGCGACGTATATG ATGGGCAAGGGGTTGGATCAGGGTGAGattgtttttcttttgttgTTCGGCCGAGATCTGATGGGAAGAGCTTCAGTTGTTGTCGTCGACGCCTCCAAGGGTGAC ATTGTCGACAGCACCGAGCGTCTTCAGTTTACCGATATCCCCGCTCCACTCTCACGTGATGCGTTATCCTACTGCAACCTCCTTATCCCCCCATCAACCTCTTATCAatcccccttcttctcccctgGCTCTCCTCCCCGTCCTGAAGACGCCCCAGACCCACACGATATCCTTCTCACCTCTCACGCCAGACTCATGACCATCCTAAACGAATGGAGACACCGCCTCGAACAAATCGACGTACCCGGTGCGAACCGCCAAGTGTATGTGGCGCAGTTGAAGAGGTTGGCGGGGAAAGTGAATGGGGAGTTGGAGTGGTGGAATGCGGGGTATCAAGCGACGAAACCGTCGTATGTAAACGGTAAtaatggtgaagaaggaataggggaagggaaggggtTACGATGGAGATATACGGAAATGACGTGGCTGTTCGTCAAGATGCTTGTCAACTCTACCGTGTCTAAAGccctttccccttctcctgccGTCGCTCCTCATACTCGGCCACTCGTCCCTTCTGTTACATCTACATCCGCTTCGAATAATTCTACAACACTCTCAACCTCCGACTCTAAACTGCGCGAAGCCTCCATAGCGCTAGTGGTAGACTGTGCACTCGAGATTCTGGAGATGTGTGCGAGGTGGGTGCCGAGAGAGGAGATTACAAACTTTGGTCCGACGTATTTGTATTTCATAACGCTCGCGGGGAGCGAGCTGGTTTCTGCATTgggtgatggtggaggcgaAGGCGTTGTGTCGATTGATGAAC TGATAACTTTGTTTAGGACCGTTGGAGAAGCCCTTTTCATGGGAGAGCTGCATGAGCAGCACGTAACGAGGATGACGGGAAAATCATTGTTCTACAACTGTGATCAACTGGGCATGATGAAGTCTTGGAGACAGTAG
- a CDS encoding hypothetical protein (Match to ESTs gb|CF190261.1|CF190261, gb|CF187671.1|CF187671, gb|CF187670.1|CF187670; Similar to gi|38102079|gb|EAA48962.1| hypothetical protein MG00620.4 [Magnaporthe grisea 70-15], FASTA scores: opt: 917, E(): 5e-51, (37.644% identity (66.513% similar) in 433 aa overlap (4-423:15-428))) → MSDIVRFTNGYLAMPDGTAVKADLYISSSSGKIISGQSSFYSNHSPCRTVDLQGNLLSPGLIDIQINGAWRVDFSELDVQAGEEGEKKYIKGLERVARRLAQYGTTSFVPTIITQHQELYSKLLRLLCPRSPPGSSHILGYHAEGPFLSPIRKGAHSSTLLLTASSTSPIFPPGASDTSPMKALEIVYGKEGLDQQGVKIITLAPDVDGVMDCIEPLVERGVVVSVGHSDASLEQVEEAFDKGARMITHLFNAMPPIHHRDPGVVGMLGNPNRRPYFGIIVDGLHSHPNTVRIAYGACEEGCVLVSDAQSIMDPSQPDGVIDWRPGLRFRKEGLKVLVDGTSTLAGSAAPLAPLAHNLAKFASISLPMALVCATKHPAECLGGEVAKRKGQLIEGFDADLCVFDWEGNVKDVWIMGEEIWKDGEGWVDGRGDGP, encoded by the exons ATGTCGGATATAGTCAGGTTCACCAATGGCTACTTGGCAATGCCAGACGGCACA GCCGTCAAAGCAGACCTTtacatctcatcttcctctggcAAGATCATCTCCGGCCAATCCTCCTTCTATTCCAACCACTCCCCATGTCGGACAGTCGACTTGCAAGGCAATCTTCTCTCGCCAGGCTTGATCGATATTCAGATCAACGGTGCTTGGCGCGTAGACTTTTCAGAGCTGGATGTTCAagcaggggaagagggcgagaaaAAGTATATCAAGGGGCTGGAGAGGGTAGCGAGGAGGTTGGCGCAATATGGAACCACAAGTTTTGTGCCGACCATCATCACTCAGCATCAAGAGCTTTATAGCAAA CTTCTTCGACTTCTTTGCCCGCGCTCCCCTCCTGGCTCCTCCCATATCCTAGGTTACCACGCCGAAggccctttcctttcccctaTCCGTAAAGGCGCCCATTCTTCAACCCTCCTATTGaccgcctcctccacctctcccATATTCCCCCCTGGGGCGTCGGATACCTCACCCATGAAAGCTCTCGAGATTGTCTACGGTAAAGAAGGGCTCGATCAGCAAGGTGTAAAGATCATCACCTTGGCACCCGATGTAGATGGGGTTATGGATTGTATTGAACCGTTGGTAGAACGAGGAGTTGTGGTTTCCGTAGGGCATAG TGACGCTTCATTAGAGCAAGTCGAAGAAGCGTTTGACAAAGGCGCTCGCATGATTACCCATTTGTTCAA TGCCATGCCACCAATCCATCATCGTGATCCGGGTGTAGTCGGCATGCTCGGCAACCCTAACCGTCGCCCATACTTTGGGATCATCGTCGACGGCTTACATTCTCATCCCAATACTGTCCGAATCGCTTATGGTGCTTGTGAAGAGGGTTGTGTCCTTGTTTCGGATG CGCAAAGTATCATGGACCCCTCGCAGCCAGATGGAGTCATCGACTGGCGACCAGGACTTCGGTTTAGGAAAGAAGGTCTCAAAGTCCTTGTGGACGGCACTTCTACCTTGGCAGGTAGCGCGGCACCCCTCGCACCACTCGCTCACAATCTCGCAAAATTCGCGTCCATCTCGCTCCCCATGGCTCTTGTCTGTGCGACCAAACACCCAGCAGAGTGTCTGGGAGGGGAAGTGGCCAAGCGCAAGGGGCAGTTGATAGAAGGGTTTGATGCGGATTTATGTGTGTTTGATTGGGAGGGGAATGTTAAGGACGTTTGGATTATGGGTGAGGAAATttggaaggatggggaaggatgggtgGATGGTCGTGGAGATGGGCCATAG
- a CDS encoding hypothetical protein (Similar to gi|46098411|gb|EAK83644.1| hypothetical protein UM02513.1 [Ustilago maydis 521], FASTA scores: opt: 906, E(): 1e-34, (40.307% identity (61.008% similar) in 913 aa overlap (198-1065:51-914)); HMMPfam hit to Pkinase, Protein kinase domain, score: 259.1, E(): 7.4e-75), with amino-acid sequence MTSALLPTGQTLKGSAIMSQDFSIYREPADYHHSRLRDNISTGGSHYARSASHAYSEPASSQNFANSSPSPYPAQYRTPEEYIATPDSTVPIQQQQQAVYSRQAQAQAQQQQQMYQQQVYAQSGHPLSSQVAGPSSYRKPSANSVPSSSTIPEYRDGQASGNMSIIQGVNGHGGVERRDRGNRMTDPDAENDGRVGVEDPRADRVYTELKCLGDGSFGTVWLCDWHSPVKPDVLLSAMQCGAGARPEWSGKRLVALKRMKRVWEGGWTQAKSLGELVSLRNIPPHPAIIPLYDAFISPKSRELYFVFECMEGNLYQLTKSRRGRPLAAGLIASCFHQISSGLYHIHGHGYFHRDMKPENLLITTTGLADYLTAEALAEINMAGGDINRVGDLAYEKDVSVIVKLADFGLARATNSKPPYTEYVSTRWYRAPEVLLRSSEYGPPVDMWALGTILAEMLNLKPLFPGVSEIDQVYRICDTMGDPSSEYGVDERGMTIGGGPWNSGIKLAKNVGFSFPKRKPVRFRSLFNDSVPQSLVDCIADLLRYNPKYRMTAAQCIDHPYFHETLPHLQQTLPLPRIPFSAGQPPPHAIPRPTLSTARPAFANGDIRTLPPPIGTPDSQASSQRAFFPQHIPPHVSSSSLVHQLRELDLPTDDLGSYGQRPPEAAAADARAAQYAQSPVQLHQWVGDLQIDSRKPSAAQSMMYDSSVTEESQGGRSNQSLPNYSNVSLEQQPQVQVPPQSGQSAQSYGRSNISVAAYVQQQQRYAQEAPAQQVTAPAAPPPIEPTVGAARAEKLGVTSKKKKWGLSSVFGGADKSTASLAAVDEHEYSGTSLKRTQSGHRTIDRNPSVAGSSLTLGVPALGMNSSAGASSISVLDDPKKAKKEAERQAKELAKAQREAAALKQKERARAVMQKRNQLIESRSQLKTKGEIEYSSTNLASEAPTPNQDTRSIYASSSASVNQMRNYAASPVNQSLQSIRSQDSGHSGHSGHSGHSGHSGRSGRSGRSGLNASALADLDEHGRWDEMRHKARRRDDDDDHSMSSFGHNPLRSRSVLTVGTVDSDPGPRRRSEWADPLLRRDKRTTSASSASLQYQQSAQTLPSFSDIANYAFEGRNKQSQPPQQ; translated from the exons ATGACCTCGGCGCTCCTACCCACTGGCCAGACTCTTAAAGGTTCCGCAATAATGTCCCAAGACTTTAGCATCTATCGCGAGCCTGCAGATTACCATCATTCCCGTCTGCGTGACAACATTAGCACAGGTGGAAGCCATTATGCACGTTCTGCGTCGCACGCTTACTCGGAGCCGGCTTCGTCACAAAACTTTGCAAATTCCTCACCGTCACCGTATCCGGCGCAGTATAGAACTCCGGAGGAGTATATCGCGACGCCAGATAGTACAGTTCCAatacagcaacaacaacaagccGTGTATAGCAGACAGGCGCAAGCCCAAGcccaacagcagcaacagatGTACCAGCAACAGGTCTATGCTCAATCTGGTCACCCCTTGTCATCGCAGGTCGCCGGTCCGTCATCATATAGAAAACCGTCAGCAAACAGTGTTCCGTCTTCATCGACAATACCGGAATACCGTGACGGGCAAGCTTCAGGAAACATGTCAATAATACAAGGTGTCAATGGCCATGGAGGAGTTGAGAGACGGGATAGGGGGAATCGAATGACTGATCCTGATGCGGAAAACGATGGGCGGGTCGGAGTAGAAGACCCTC GGGCCGATCGAGTGTACACTGAACTCAAGTGCTTGGGTGACGGATCGTTTGGGACAGTTTGGTTGTGTGATTGGCATTCACCTGTAAAGCCTGATGTCTTACTATCAGCCATGCAGTGTGGAGCCGGAGCGAGACCGGAATGGTCAGGAAAGAGGCTAGTCGCAttgaagagaatgaagagggTTTGGGAGGGTGGTTGGACTCAGGCTAAGAGTTTAGGGGAATTAGTA TCCCTACGGAATATCCCACCCCATCCCGCTATCATCCCATTATACGACGCTTTCATCTCCCCCAAATCCCGCGAGCTCTACTTTGTCTTTGAGTGTATGGAAGGCAACCTTTATCAGCTGACGAAATCTCGTCGAGGACGACCACTAGCTGCCGGCCTCATCGCTTCCTGTTTTCACCAAATATCCTCTGGCTTATACCACATTCACGGACATGGCTATTTCCATCGAGATATGAAGCCTGAAAATCTGTTAATAACGACAACAGGACTGGCAGATTATCTTACGGCTGAAGCTTTGGCGGAAATCAACATGGCTGGAGGAGATATCAACCGAGTAGGAGACTTGGCGTACGAAAAGGACGTCTCTGTAATCGTCAAGCTTGCCGATTTCGGTCTCGCCCGTGCGACAAACTCCAAACCGCCTTACACCGAATATGTCTCGACACGATGGTATCGTGCGCCAGAAGTACTCCTTAGGTCATCAGAATACGGTCCTCCCGTAGACATGTGGGCTTTAGGAACAATTTTGGCAGAGATGTTGAATCTCAAACCATTGTTCCCGGGAGTGAGCGAGATTGATCAGGTCTATAGGATCTGTGACACGATGGGAGACCCAAGCTCCGAGTATGGAGTGGATGAGAGAGGGATGACTATCGGTGGTGGCCCATGGAATTCGGGTATCAAGTTGGCCAAGAATGTTGGattttccttccccaaG CGAAAACCGGTGAGATTCCGAAGTCTCTTCAATGACAGCGTCCCTCAGTCACTAGTCGACTGTATCGCCGATCTCTTACGGTATAATCCTAAATATCGTATGACTGCCGCGCAATGTATCGATCACCCATACTTTCACGAAACACTTCCTCACCTTCAGCAAACTCTGCCTCTACCTCGAATACCCTTTTCCGCTGGTCAACCCCCGCCACATGCCATCCCGCGCCCCACTCTCTCCACT GCCAGACCCGCTTTTGCCAACGGCGATATCCGTACTCTTCCGCCACCGATTGGTACACCCGACAGCCAAGCTTCGTCACAGCGAGCGTTTTTCCCTCAGCACATCCCGCCCCAtgtttcttcctcttcacttGTCCATCAACTCCGAGAACTCGACTTGCCAACGGACGATCTTGGGAGTTATGGTCAACGTCCCCCGGAAGCCGCAGCTGCCGACGCCAGAGCGGCGCAGTATGCGCAATCCCCGGTGCAGCTCCACCAGTGGGTTGGAGACTTGCAGATTGATTCTCGTAAACCGTCGGCAGCTCAGTCTATGATGTATGACAGTTCAGTGACTGAAGAGTCTCAGGGCGGGAGATCGAACCAGTCTCTACCCAATTATTCCAATGTCTCGCTGGAACAGCAGCCACAAGTTCAGGTCCCACCGCAATCTGGGCAATCCGCTCAATCCTATGGCAGGTCCAACATCAGCGTCGCTGCGTACgtgcagcaacaacagcgCTATGCCCAAGAAGCGCCCGCACAGCAAGTGACTGCTCCCGCGGCACCACCTCCTATTGAGCCAACTGTTGGTGCGGCACGAGCTGAAAAGTTGGGTGTgacgagcaagaagaaaaaatggGGTTTGAGCTCAGTGTTCGGTGGTGCCGATAAGAGTACTGCCAGCTTGGCGGCTGTTGATGAGCATGAGTACAGTGGAACTTCACTCAAACGGACCCAGTCGGGTCACAGGACTATCGACAGGAATCCGTCTGTTGCAGGATCATCTCTTACTCTGGGTGTTCCCGCTCTGGGCATGAACTCGAGTGCTGGTGCGTCTAGCATATCGGTCCTGGATGATccgaagaaggcgaagaaggaagccGAGAGGCAGGCCAAGGAGTTGGCGAAGGCTCAACGTGAAGCGGCGGCATTGAagcagaaagaaagggCGAGGGCGGTCATGCAGAAGCGAAACCAGCTCATTGAGTCTAGGAGTCAGCTGAAAACCAAAGGGGAGATTGAATACTCGTCTACGAACCTTGCGTCAGAGGCACCGACACCTAATCAGGATACGAGGTCCATCTACGCTAGCTCGTCAGCCAGTGTCAATCAAATGCGCAACTATGCTGCTTCTCCAGTGAACCAGTCTTTACAAAGTATTCGTTCGCAGGACTCTGGACATTCTGGACATTCTGGGCACTCTGGACACTCTGGTCACTCTGGTAGGAgtggaaggagtggaaggAGCGGGCTTAATGCAAGCGCGCTGGCTGATTTGGATGAGCATGGAAGGTGGGATGAGATGAGGCAtaaggcgaggaggagggacgatgatgatgatcacTCAATGTCTAGCTTTGGGCATAATCCATTGAGGAGCAGGAGTGTTTTGACTGTTGGGACTGTGGACAGCGA CCCCGGACCAAGGCGGCGCTCGGAGTGGGCTGATCCTCTTTTGCGTCGCGACAAGCGCACAACATCCGCATCTTCAGCTTCACTACAGTACCAGCAATCCGCTCAGACTCTACCGTCCTTCTCCGATATCGCCAACTACGCCTTTGAAGGCCGAAATAAACAGTCTCAGCCTCCACAACAATAA